A single region of the Candidatus Marsarchaeota archaeon genome encodes:
- a CDS encoding LD-carboxypeptidase encodes MHEDILKPPRLRRGGTIKIIAPSSAATSTTGLPNAIKFIEQNGFRVSLSYSIIRESPTRYLTAGDNTRTTEIENAFKSDKVDGIMVLQGGAGAIDILNAIDYDVIMDHPKVFIGYSDITLLQLAFMKKAHLPTFQGPMLFDLAEEDEVAKRHNWSTLMGMVSEGKTLSLKNPIESGWSKVITPGTASGRLMGGNLTMFSLLVGTDYIPSTENKILFFEDVNMEPWMLDNILSSLVLKGILQKANGFVFGEFPNNAVQQIVQTSGPTSYLFKNLFIEDYINANMHSTIQDTLNSKIPKKPSFIEYACCHGKYITTIPLGIKVEINADESTIEMQERAVD; translated from the coding sequence ATGCATGAAGATATACTCAAACCCCCGAGGCTTAGACGCGGTGGCACAATAAAGATAATTGCACCTTCAAGCGCAGCAACATCCACAACCGGATTGCCCAACGCCATAAAATTTATAGAGCAGAATGGCTTCAGGGTAAGCCTGTCATACAGCATAATAAGAGAGTCTCCGACAAGGTACCTTACTGCAGGAGACAATACAAGAACCACTGAAATAGAAAACGCATTCAAAAGCGACAAGGTTGACGGAATAATGGTGCTGCAGGGCGGCGCAGGCGCAATAGACATACTAAATGCGATAGATTACGATGTCATAATGGACCACCCAAAAGTCTTCATAGGGTATAGCGACATAACCCTGCTTCAGCTTGCATTTATGAAGAAGGCGCATCTGCCAACATTCCAAGGGCCAATGCTATTTGATCTGGCTGAGGAAGACGAGGTCGCAAAGCGGCACAACTGGTCAACACTTATGGGCATGGTTAGCGAAGGCAAGACGCTCTCGCTCAAAAACCCAATTGAAAGCGGCTGGAGCAAAGTCATAACTCCAGGCACCGCCTCAGGCAGGCTCATGGGCGGCAATCTTACGATGTTTTCCCTGCTTGTAGGGACCGATTACATACCAAGTACTGAAAACAAAATATTGTTTTTTGAAGACGTCAATATGGAGCCATGGATGCTGGACAATATACTCTCGTCCCTTGTGCTGAAAGGAATATTGCAAAAAGCCAACGGCTTTGTTTTTGGGGAATTCCCAAACAATGCAGTGCAGCAGATAGTACAAACGTCAGGGCCAACTTCGTACTTATTCAAGAACCTATTTATAGAAGACTACATAAACGCGAACATGCACAGCACAATACAGGATACATTAAACAGCAAGATACCTAAAAAGCCGTCATTTATAGAATACGCTTGCTGCCATGGAAAGTATATAACAACCATACCGCTTGGCATAAAAGTAGAGATAAATGCAGATGAAAGCACAATTGAAATGCAGGAAAGGGCAGTAGACTAA
- a CDS encoding energy-coupling factor transporter ATPase, with translation MQAVKISNLSWRYPNFTGIKGDYALKNINLEIEAGEFFGIAGSSGAGKTTLCYTIAGLIPHQMRLRSNVEENITGSVEVFGEKVTEVKKTGDEYKIFGKGPMVPTIGIVMQDPESQFLSMSVANEISMGLQFMGLEENEIKDRMKEALSLVGLSELYPNAASVHPSELSGGQKQRLIIASFLAMQPKLLILDEPTSDLDPAGKLEVINTIASLKKRLDITVILVEHNPEVMLKFADRMAIMSNGEIVAVDIPENIYSNKQLTASYNIYTPEVSELSEYFSINEKPKYAFGTSSAGFHVDRKMPKQEKPIIKAANLGFAYEDGTVAISNLNMEINAGEMVALIGQNGSGKSTISKIIAGILKHSSGTLDVAGISVHSNKARRSMPNHVGYVFQNPDHQIFTRSVREEILYGLKNIGVTGPEAERRTEEVLKRVGLYDKIDEDPLFLGRGQKRRLAVASSIAMHPDILIVDEPTTGQDYKMSKEIMDILAELNASGTTIILITHDMRIVAEYCRHVMVMRKGRIIFDGTPEKLFMDDSILELSSLEMPQSARISKSMMNKGVLSEPLISAKEWLEFFSFIKSKNKIEFYTYEKLEQSAARLADTIIEKYGSPSTIIYIERGGMAITELLGRKLKSAKMLGIRASYYDDSGNAKANVELYGVPKKLPKQSSYILIVDELVDSGKTMSKVAEEVKKHAKGAKVVTCALIKKVHSSFEPDVFLEELPKEAWVVFDYEENEAKATFKNSNPVLTDIIKEHFDSTTKNSGFWKMHKAAAMDANRFGEQAQGTIAYTTDSLLWARILSDWLGVKRLKALESAEDLGQIQHDSKTVIIATAKSNGILHKCESLALQDHNIIVLPRPD, from the coding sequence ATGCAAGCTGTAAAGATAAGCAATTTGAGCTGGAGATACCCCAATTTCACAGGCATAAAGGGCGACTATGCACTAAAGAACATCAACTTGGAGATAGAGGCAGGCGAATTCTTCGGAATAGCAGGCTCAAGCGGTGCAGGCAAAACCACCCTGTGCTATACGATTGCAGGGCTCATACCGCATCAAATGCGGCTCAGGTCAAACGTCGAAGAGAATATCACAGGGAGCGTCGAGGTATTTGGCGAGAAAGTAACCGAAGTCAAAAAAACAGGCGACGAATACAAGATATTCGGCAAAGGCCCAATGGTGCCCACAATCGGAATAGTAATGCAGGATCCAGAAAGCCAATTTTTGAGCATGAGCGTTGCCAACGAGATATCAATGGGGCTTCAATTCATGGGCCTTGAAGAAAACGAGATAAAAGACAGGATGAAAGAGGCGCTTTCGCTTGTAGGGCTTTCGGAACTGTATCCGAATGCGGCAAGCGTCCATCCCTCAGAGCTGTCCGGCGGACAGAAGCAGAGGCTGATTATAGCAAGCTTCCTGGCCATGCAGCCAAAGCTGTTAATACTGGACGAGCCAACATCAGACCTAGATCCGGCAGGCAAACTCGAAGTAATAAATACCATCGCTTCGCTTAAGAAAAGGCTCGATATAACCGTAATACTTGTCGAGCATAATCCGGAAGTGATGTTGAAGTTCGCCGACAGGATGGCCATAATGTCAAACGGCGAGATAGTCGCAGTGGATATTCCGGAAAATATATATTCGAACAAGCAGCTGACGGCTTCGTATAACATTTATACCCCAGAAGTTTCGGAGCTGTCAGAGTATTTTTCAATTAATGAAAAACCAAAATACGCTTTTGGAACGAGTAGTGCAGGATTTCATGTGGATAGGAAGATGCCGAAGCAGGAGAAGCCAATTATAAAAGCCGCAAATCTCGGGTTCGCATATGAAGACGGCACCGTTGCCATTTCAAATCTCAACATGGAAATAAATGCAGGCGAAATGGTTGCACTAATCGGGCAGAATGGTTCGGGAAAATCAACAATATCAAAAATAATTGCAGGAATACTGAAGCACAGTTCTGGAACGCTTGATGTTGCAGGAATAAGCGTGCACAGCAACAAGGCAAGGCGCAGCATGCCCAACCATGTGGGGTATGTATTCCAGAATCCAGACCACCAGATATTCACGCGCAGCGTCAGGGAAGAAATACTGTACGGGCTTAAGAACATAGGCGTGACGGGTCCAGAGGCAGAGCGCAGGACGGAAGAAGTATTAAAAAGGGTAGGCCTGTACGACAAAATAGATGAGGATCCATTGTTTTTGGGGAGAGGTCAAAAGCGGAGGCTTGCTGTAGCCAGCAGCATAGCCATGCACCCAGACATACTCATAGTAGATGAGCCAACAACCGGGCAAGACTACAAAATGTCCAAGGAAATCATGGACATACTAGCAGAATTGAATGCATCCGGCACAACAATAATACTCATCACGCACGACATGCGCATAGTTGCGGAATACTGCAGGCACGTAATGGTGATGCGCAAAGGCAGGATAATATTCGACGGTACACCTGAAAAGCTATTCATGGACGATTCGATCTTGGAACTGTCATCGCTTGAAATGCCCCAATCAGCAAGGATATCAAAGAGCATGATGAATAAGGGAGTTCTCAGCGAGCCACTAATAAGCGCAAAGGAATGGCTTGAATTTTTCAGCTTCATAAAAAGCAAGAATAAAATCGAATTTTATACGTATGAAAAACTGGAACAGTCAGCAGCTAGGCTTGCCGACACAATAATAGAAAAATATGGCAGCCCGTCAACCATAATATACATAGAGCGTGGTGGGATGGCGATTACCGAATTGCTGGGTAGAAAATTAAAGTCGGCCAAGATGCTCGGAATAAGGGCTAGCTATTACGATGACAGCGGAAACGCAAAGGCAAATGTGGAATTATACGGCGTCCCGAAAAAGTTGCCGAAACAAAGCTCCTACATCCTCATAGTGGATGAACTTGTTGACAGCGGCAAAACCATGTCTAAAGTGGCAGAAGAGGTAAAAAAGCATGCAAAAGGCGCGAAAGTAGTCACGTGCGCATTGATAAAAAAAGTGCATTCATCATTTGAGCCAGATGTGTTCTTGGAGGAATTGCCAAAAGAGGCATGGGTGGTATTTGATTATGAGGAAAATGAGGCAAAAGCGACATTCAAAAACAGCAACCCTGTGCTCACTGATATAATAAAGGAGCATTTCGACAGCACAACCAAAAATTCAGGCTTTTGGAAAATGCACAAAGCCGCTGCTATGGACGCCAATAGGTTCGGGGAGCAAGCACAAGGCACAATTGCTTATACCACCGATTCGCTTTTATGGGCACGCATTCTGTCTGATTGGCTTGGGGTAAAAAGGCTAAAGGCGCTTGAATCCGCAGAAGACCTGGGCCAAATTCAGCACGACAGCAAAACCGTTATCATAGCAACGGCGAAGTCAAATGGGATTTTGCATAAATGCGAATCGCTTGCACTGCAAGACCACAATATCATCGTACTACCCAGGCCAGATTAA
- a CDS encoding energy-coupling factor transporter transmembrane protein EcfT: MNEEGSNRSGKKYIKTILFSAKADSIYVNLNPLIKLLLLILVSIGVVVSIDRQVPFLAYNIVVLAFALAFLAETHTIKFLVKSYLGVIIIALFVMFLWWIVFNQIGTTVLLSVSLLGMTLKVTTLSLYVGIGKITGYAAMVLLTLLTLMSIRDSDIIATLNRLKVPFKAVFFVSLISRSFNIMAEDLALVRQAQFARGASATNSNLLKKAKEFAMLSIPVTTLIIKRSVDVGNALEARGFSTSKHLSLLVEQKRLIARDYIMLGVGIAIALAPLYMAYA, translated from the coding sequence ATGAACGAAGAGGGCAGCAACAGGTCTGGAAAGAAGTACATAAAAACCATACTGTTTTCAGCAAAAGCCGATTCCATATACGTAAACCTGAACCCGCTAATAAAGCTGCTGCTGCTCATCCTAGTATCTATCGGAGTAGTGGTATCGATAGACAGGCAGGTGCCATTCCTGGCGTACAACATTGTGGTTCTTGCCTTTGCATTGGCATTCTTGGCAGAGACGCACACGATAAAGTTCCTTGTAAAAAGCTACCTAGGGGTCATAATAATAGCGCTTTTTGTAATGTTCCTGTGGTGGATTGTATTCAACCAAATCGGCACTACCGTACTATTATCGGTCTCTCTACTGGGAATGACACTAAAGGTTACTACCCTCTCTTTGTATGTTGGGATAGGAAAGATTACAGGATATGCGGCAATGGTGCTGCTCACGCTATTGACGTTAATGAGCATAAGGGACTCAGACATAATAGCCACTTTGAACAGGCTTAAGGTGCCGTTCAAGGCAGTATTCTTTGTCTCGCTGATTTCAAGGAGCTTCAACATAATGGCTGAAGACCTGGCGCTAGTGCGGCAGGCACAATTCGCCAGAGGCGCATCTGCGACAAATTCCAACCTGCTGAAAAAGGCAAAGGAATTCGCAATGCTGTCAATCCCTGTAACAACGCTTATAATAAAAAGATCCGTAGACGTGGGCAACGCCCTTGAAGCAAGGGGCTTCTCAACTTCAAAGCACCTTTCATTGTTAGTGGAGCAGAAGCGCCTGATCGCAAGGGATTACATAATGCTTGGCGTAGGCATTGCAATAGCGTTGGCACCGCTATACATGGCATACGCATAG
- a CDS encoding DHHA1 domain-containing protein has protein sequence MMSRADFRELIKSNKASIYNVTHIADFDGMGSAAMFMHYAGVPKERIFFGNYMRQDIDKMISELKTAKLHNSFIIFTDMSVNDSAIDVLKGLMHWLKGEGNKVAWIDHHPWSDSAVSEIGSECIYLVAGENKNYCATELVYKELFENEADKEYGTYLANIAHYADFNIRNEQLDPLLFEITGAITYINYNQGNTAKLRDLVSEFAKGNYKNSITKEAYASYLKDSELNIKALEESLEKHSVGNLILGIGYSKHLGSTQACTIIADELKADIAIFVNTDSGKVSLRSGKAIDCSKLAVALGGGGHPQAAGCEAKIESGEDWKELFSAKVLEEAAKIYGR, from the coding sequence ATGATGAGCAGAGCAGACTTTCGTGAGCTTATAAAAAGCAATAAGGCTTCCATATACAATGTAACGCATATTGCCGATTTTGACGGCATGGGCAGCGCTGCAATGTTCATGCATTACGCAGGCGTGCCGAAAGAAAGGATATTCTTTGGCAATTATATGCGGCAGGACATTGACAAGATGATCAGCGAGCTTAAGACAGCAAAGCTGCACAACTCTTTCATAATTTTTACCGATATGAGCGTAAATGACAGCGCCATAGACGTATTAAAGGGGCTTATGCATTGGTTAAAAGGCGAAGGGAACAAAGTCGCTTGGATAGACCACCATCCATGGAGCGACAGTGCAGTTAGTGAGATAGGCTCAGAATGCATATACCTGGTTGCAGGAGAGAATAAGAACTATTGCGCAACAGAGCTTGTGTATAAAGAGCTATTTGAAAACGAAGCAGACAAGGAGTATGGCACGTATCTGGCGAACATTGCCCATTATGCAGACTTCAACATAAGAAACGAACAGCTTGACCCCCTGCTTTTTGAAATAACCGGAGCAATAACATACATAAACTACAATCAAGGCAACACCGCAAAGCTCAGGGATTTGGTTTCGGAATTTGCAAAGGGCAACTACAAGAACAGCATAACAAAGGAGGCATACGCCAGCTATCTGAAGGATTCAGAGCTCAATATAAAAGCGCTTGAGGAAAGCCTTGAAAAGCACAGTGTTGGCAACTTGATATTAGGCATAGGCTATAGCAAGCATCTTGGCAGCACGCAGGCATGTACTATAATAGCAGACGAGCTAAAGGCAGACATTGCAATATTTGTAAATACTGACTCGGGAAAAGTGAGTCTGAGGTCAGGCAAAGCGATCGACTGCTCAAAGCTTGCAGTCGCGCTTGGCGGCGGCGGTCATCCGCAAGCTGCGGGATGCGAAGCAAAAATCGAAAGCGGCGAAGACTGGAAAGAATTGTTTTCAGCAAAGGTTCTTGAGGAAGCAGCAAAGATATACGGCAGATAG
- a CDS encoding class I SAM-dependent methyltransferase, whose protein sequence is MIKDIKKLYSEYWKHEQIRLKQDPYHSIEFSTTYMFLEKYLPKSGIVLDAGGGTGIYAIGLAMKGYDVTLLDISRHNIAVAKKDIKREGVKEKVKAMVGDITDLSEFKDSAFDAVLCLGGPLSLVYGKYKRRKAISELVRVAKPSAPIFISVMNRYGSMSLAPSKWPDEVATSNFESVATKGEDRMWIGKYYCHFFSPEEFVSEFERSSKGAKIINLAGLEGLATPSINAINELAKNKKAWKNWLDMHYRLCTKPEVVGISAHMLLVARKA, encoded by the coding sequence ATGATAAAGGATATAAAAAAGCTTTATTCTGAGTATTGGAAGCACGAGCAGATAAGGCTTAAGCAGGACCCTTATCATTCCATAGAATTTAGCACAACTTACATGTTCCTGGAAAAGTACCTCCCAAAAAGCGGCATTGTGCTTGATGCTGGCGGAGGGACCGGCATTTATGCAATAGGGCTGGCAATGAAAGGCTATGATGTGACTTTGCTGGACATATCGCGCCACAATATAGCAGTAGCAAAGAAGGACATAAAGCGTGAAGGCGTTAAGGAAAAAGTAAAGGCGATGGTCGGCGATATAACAGACCTTTCAGAATTCAAGGATTCCGCTTTTGATGCAGTCTTATGCCTTGGCGGGCCTTTGTCTTTGGTCTATGGCAAATACAAAAGGCGGAAAGCGATATCAGAACTTGTAAGGGTGGCGAAGCCTAGCGCGCCGATATTCATATCAGTAATGAACAGGTATGGCTCCATGTCGCTAGCTCCAAGCAAGTGGCCTGACGAAGTGGCGACAAGCAATTTCGAAAGCGTAGCGACAAAAGGTGAGGATAGGATGTGGATTGGTAAATACTATTGCCATTTCTTTTCGCCGGAAGAATTTGTCAGTGAATTTGAACGCTCTTCGAAGGGAGCCAAGATAATAAATCTTGCAGGCCTTGAAGGGCTGGCAACTCCATCAATAAATGCAATTAATGAGCTTGCAAAGAACAAAAAGGCTTGGAAGAACTGGCTGGACATGCATTATAGGTTATGCACAAAGCCGGAGGTCGTGGGAATAAGCGCACACATGCTCCTAGTTGCAAGGAAAGCATAA